The following proteins come from a genomic window of Brevibacillus antibioticus:
- a CDS encoding DUF3656 domain-containing U32 family peptidase: MRNGIKREDIELLAPAGNWDCLKAAVANGANAIFFGVEKFNARARAENFQMAELPEIMAYLHMYGVKGFLTFNILVFENELEDARELIDACIHAGVDAVIVQDLGLVKMIREISPDFPIHGSTQMTITSPEAVEFTKPFDMERVVLGRENSLKEIKKIGEKAKLPMEVFVHGALCVSYSGQCLTSEMWGGRSANRGECAQACRLPYDLMVDGVQKDMGNIAYVLSPKDLAAIDLVPELIEAGVTSFKIEGRLKTPEYVANVVSKYNAAIERYFAGQDTGPTEVEVRELQQSFSRGFTHGFLTGTNNKQLVDGSFPKSRGVFLGTVKKLLPTGVLVEITAPVKRGDGIVFDAGDPTQKEEGGRIYDILSRSKKVEGEVSKGMYEIVMGRNDVNLKRLHVGDRVWKTSDPELDRRLRKTFETEKPYRTFPLSVHVSGKLGEKLSVTWVDKQANHAVSVPSEVLLETALKRPLTAELLHDQLSRLGGTIFHLEAHDLTVDLEGDLIVPVSELNRMRRDAVEQLVFLRSKPPIYHHHDINVYADAPKSQPVEKPLLTALCRSLEQLEAAAQTDVDFLYADFEFVKQYPEGVKLAHKYGKKIGIATMRIHMPDENGVLALIAKSKPDAILVRNTGALYYYLSRRDEIDIPLIGDFSLNVANHKAVELFLATGLERVTPSYDLNIQQMVDMLSRSNAANMELVIHQHMPMFHTEHCVYCTFMSEGTDHTNCGTPCETSRISLKDRVGFSHPIRVDTGCRNTVYNAIDQSGAEYLSEFRSLNVGSYRIEFLEEEPERVKEVISLYRKALRGEVSGTHVWRTLKATNQLGVTRGQLTK, encoded by the coding sequence ATGCGAAATGGTATAAAACGTGAAGATATCGAGCTGTTGGCACCTGCTGGTAACTGGGACTGTTTGAAGGCAGCCGTAGCCAATGGAGCCAATGCCATCTTTTTTGGGGTAGAAAAGTTCAACGCGCGTGCGCGTGCTGAGAACTTCCAAATGGCGGAGCTGCCTGAGATTATGGCTTATTTGCACATGTACGGGGTAAAGGGCTTCCTTACCTTTAATATTCTCGTTTTTGAAAATGAACTAGAGGATGCACGCGAGTTGATAGACGCCTGTATTCACGCTGGCGTAGATGCTGTGATCGTACAAGACCTCGGTCTTGTAAAGATGATCCGCGAGATTTCTCCAGACTTCCCGATTCACGGCTCTACACAAATGACGATTACTTCGCCGGAAGCGGTGGAGTTCACGAAGCCATTTGATATGGAACGCGTGGTACTCGGTCGTGAAAATTCATTAAAAGAGATCAAAAAAATCGGAGAAAAAGCAAAGTTGCCGATGGAAGTATTCGTCCACGGTGCCTTGTGCGTTTCTTATTCCGGACAATGCCTGACCTCAGAAATGTGGGGGGGACGCTCGGCAAACCGCGGAGAGTGTGCCCAAGCCTGTCGCTTGCCGTATGACCTGATGGTAGACGGTGTGCAAAAGGATATGGGAAATATCGCTTACGTGCTGTCCCCGAAGGATTTGGCTGCCATCGATTTGGTTCCTGAATTGATCGAGGCTGGCGTGACTTCCTTTAAAATTGAAGGTCGTCTGAAAACACCTGAATACGTGGCAAACGTCGTGAGTAAATACAATGCCGCCATCGAGCGCTATTTTGCTGGACAAGATACAGGACCAACCGAGGTAGAAGTACGCGAGCTGCAACAAAGCTTCTCTCGCGGGTTTACACACGGATTTTTGACTGGGACAAACAACAAGCAGCTCGTAGATGGATCGTTCCCGAAAAGCCGCGGTGTGTTTTTGGGAACCGTGAAAAAACTGCTTCCTACAGGCGTTTTGGTGGAAATCACTGCTCCTGTCAAACGCGGAGACGGAATCGTGTTCGACGCGGGTGATCCCACGCAAAAAGAAGAAGGCGGTCGCATCTACGATATTTTGAGCCGCAGTAAAAAAGTAGAAGGCGAAGTTTCCAAAGGCATGTACGAAATCGTTATGGGACGCAATGACGTGAATCTGAAGCGTCTTCACGTCGGTGACCGCGTATGGAAAACAAGTGATCCTGAGCTGGATCGTCGCCTGCGCAAAACGTTCGAGACAGAAAAGCCTTATCGCACCTTCCCACTGTCTGTTCACGTAAGCGGCAAGCTGGGTGAAAAGCTTAGCGTCACTTGGGTGGATAAACAGGCGAATCACGCTGTCAGTGTTCCTTCTGAGGTGCTTTTGGAGACTGCTTTGAAGCGTCCTCTGACGGCTGAATTGCTGCACGATCAACTCAGCCGTCTGGGCGGAACCATTTTCCACCTGGAAGCTCACGATCTGACTGTCGATCTCGAAGGGGATCTCATCGTACCTGTCAGCGAGTTGAACCGGATGCGTCGTGACGCGGTCGAACAGCTCGTGTTCCTGCGCTCTAAGCCGCCGATTTATCACCATCACGATATCAACGTATACGCGGATGCCCCGAAGAGCCAGCCAGTGGAAAAGCCGCTCCTGACAGCACTGTGCCGCTCGCTTGAGCAATTGGAAGCAGCCGCGCAAACCGATGTGGACTTCCTCTACGCTGACTTTGAATTCGTCAAGCAGTATCCAGAGGGTGTCAAGCTGGCCCATAAGTACGGGAAAAAGATCGGGATTGCTACGATGCGCATTCATATGCCGGATGAAAACGGTGTCCTTGCCCTGATCGCGAAAAGCAAGCCAGACGCTATTCTGGTGCGCAATACGGGAGCACTCTACTACTACTTGTCTCGTCGTGATGAAATCGACATTCCACTGATTGGCGATTTCTCCTTGAATGTCGCGAACCACAAGGCAGTTGAGCTGTTCCTGGCAACAGGTCTTGAGCGCGTCACGCCATCGTACGATCTGAACATCCAGCAAATGGTCGATATGCTCAGCCGCTCAAACGCTGCGAACATGGAGCTCGTTATCCACCAGCACATGCCGATGTTCCACACGGAGCACTGCGTATACTGCACATTCATGAGTGAAGGTACTGACCATACAAACTGCGGAACTCCATGTGAGACCTCCCGCATTTCTTTGAAAGACCGCGTCGGTTTCTCTCACCCTATACGTGTGGATACCGGTTGCCGCAATACCGTTTATAACGCGATTGACCAGTCAGGTGCTGAGTACTTGAGTGAGTTCCGCTCCCTGAATGTCGGTAGCTATCGCATCGAGTTTTTGGAAGAAGAGCCAGAGCGCGTGAAAGAGGTAATCAGTCTGTATCGCAAGGCATTGCGCGGAGAAGTGAGTGGTACACACGTATGGCGTACACTGAAAGCAACCAACCAGTTGGGCGTCACACGTGGGCAACTGACGAAATAA
- a CDS encoding TetR/AcrR family transcriptional regulator: protein MTTRRERKKRETREKIFNSAIKLFKTHGFEATTIDMISEEADVARGTIFLHFTSKEAILANWGYERLHEIEERREEWDYGNDCKSKVLRIYKIMNEVTITNFDFIKVVVESSMKHRKVLENEKNMYFELRQLFADLIEEAQEKNQLKSKFNPLVAANMLENIYYNALYDWVRSEGAWALEEIMEEKVSIVFEGLVVE, encoded by the coding sequence TTGACGACGAGACGGGAACGGAAAAAGCGCGAAACACGCGAAAAAATCTTCAATTCTGCCATCAAGCTTTTCAAAACGCACGGCTTTGAAGCAACCACAATCGACATGATTTCCGAAGAAGCGGATGTTGCACGCGGTACGATCTTTCTGCATTTCACTTCAAAAGAAGCCATTCTCGCTAACTGGGGATATGAGCGTCTGCATGAAATAGAGGAGCGTCGGGAAGAGTGGGACTATGGTAACGACTGCAAGTCGAAGGTGCTGCGAATCTACAAGATCATGAATGAAGTCACCATCACCAATTTCGATTTCATCAAAGTCGTCGTAGAATCCTCGATGAAACATCGAAAAGTACTTGAGAACGAAAAGAACATGTACTTTGAATTGCGCCAACTGTTCGCTGACCTGATTGAAGAAGCGCAAGAAAAAAATCAATTGAAAAGCAAATTCAACCCCCTGGTCGCTGCGAATATGTTGGAAAACATTTACTATAACGCTCTTTATGATTGGGTACGCAGCGAAGGCGCCTGGGCACTCGAAGAAATCATGGAAGAGAAGGTCTCTATCGTATTCGAAGGGCTGGTCGTGGAATAA
- a CDS encoding N-acetyltransferase, with protein MGVAKALAVRQATMKDVDAMLEIVNEYAQQGLMLPRTKLSFLENLQSFIVAHDGDSVVGVAGLHILWEDLAEIRSLAISEKAKGMGVGKHLVLHLVEQCRLLGIKRVLALTYQQVFFEKCGFWLVAKETLPQKAWKDCINCSKLPMCDEIAMIFETA; from the coding sequence ATGGGTGTTGCAAAAGCACTGGCAGTACGTCAGGCTACGATGAAAGACGTGGATGCCATGTTGGAGATCGTTAATGAATATGCACAACAAGGCTTGATGCTGCCACGTACGAAGCTGTCTTTCTTAGAAAACTTGCAATCCTTTATTGTCGCTCATGATGGAGATTCGGTCGTAGGTGTCGCAGGCCTACATATTTTATGGGAGGATCTGGCTGAGATCCGCTCCTTGGCTATCTCGGAAAAAGCGAAGGGGATGGGCGTTGGGAAACATCTAGTTCTTCATTTGGTTGAGCAATGCCGCCTTCTGGGAATTAAGCGTGTACTGGCCCTGACCTATCAACAGGTGTTTTTTGAAAAGTGCGGATTTTGGTTGGTTGCCAAAGAAACACTGCCGCAAAAGGCTTGGAAGGATTGCATTAACTGCTCCAAGCTTCCGATGTGCGACGAGATTGCTATGATTTTCGAAACAGCCTGA
- a CDS encoding methyl-accepting chemotaxis protein: MKLGARILLVLLLAGSVPLTAAGVFAYQESKQELLNGSAATLEALRHSNKEQVENYFRERARNVDTLAASGTVMSALSLFEDAWRQGLESPAYEEVQARYTNELKMEVARYGFVNAFLLNAQGDIVYETKPQADFGTNLLTGPHADSVLGQTVQQVQKTQSAEMSDLGIYEPSGGAPGVYITAPIYERGYIIGQIAVEVSMDYISRIFNQREGLGETGKIYLVGGPDKLMRSQLGSGPNTLLQQKVDTPIVDQVLLTQQSEGTVESMDYVGQQVLVSYDQVKVGKKTWAILAEMNMTEILEGPTRIRDAMIAFNGAVLVLIVIISLFTANWLRRSFRGMLAVAERIGHGDFSREIPDKLLRRKDELGELAGSLVTMQKQLRKILFQIQQAAASVSGAVRNIQGNTSEIAASSQQIVLVVDQVAASADSQVEKMGQTLNLAVDLTKDVAVVTENVERVTVSAEEMKQHAHAGRRAIADVMDSMDEINRSVEAATDVIYVLEGRSKDISRIISVITEIARQTNLLALNAAIEAARAGEHGKGFAVVAGEVRKLAEDTNSAAQQIVGMIGDVQKDTKEAVSRMVEGAQTTARGMKTAHQSQEMFQHIEENILGVSQEINGVSEAFKRMAPDAQQVAVVAGEVSSASMQAAAGVQSISAAVEEQSAAMELIAAAANQLAILAEELRSSLATFVSREN, encoded by the coding sequence ATGAAGTTAGGCGCTCGTATCTTGCTCGTACTACTATTGGCAGGAAGTGTACCGCTGACGGCAGCGGGAGTTTTTGCTTATCAAGAATCCAAGCAGGAATTGTTGAATGGAAGTGCCGCTACACTGGAAGCGCTGCGTCACAGCAACAAGGAACAGGTGGAAAATTACTTTCGCGAGCGAGCCAGGAACGTGGATACGTTGGCTGCATCGGGAACGGTAATGTCTGCCCTTTCTTTGTTTGAGGACGCGTGGCGGCAAGGCCTGGAATCGCCTGCTTATGAAGAAGTACAAGCGCGGTATACAAACGAATTGAAGATGGAGGTCGCTCGCTACGGCTTCGTAAATGCCTTTCTGTTGAATGCACAAGGGGACATTGTGTACGAGACAAAGCCGCAGGCTGATTTTGGTACCAATCTCCTGACAGGCCCACACGCTGACTCTGTACTTGGTCAGACTGTGCAGCAAGTCCAGAAAACCCAAAGCGCAGAAATGTCAGATCTAGGCATTTACGAACCATCTGGAGGGGCGCCAGGGGTATACATTACAGCGCCGATCTACGAACGAGGCTACATCATCGGGCAAATAGCAGTCGAAGTCTCGATGGATTATATTTCAAGAATATTCAACCAACGGGAAGGGCTGGGGGAAACCGGGAAGATTTACTTAGTTGGCGGTCCGGACAAGCTCATGAGATCGCAACTGGGCAGTGGACCAAATACGTTGTTGCAGCAAAAAGTAGATACGCCGATTGTCGATCAAGTCTTGCTCACCCAACAATCCGAAGGAACGGTCGAAAGCATGGATTACGTAGGACAGCAAGTGCTTGTGTCCTACGATCAGGTCAAAGTAGGGAAGAAGACGTGGGCGATATTGGCAGAGATGAATATGACCGAAATACTGGAGGGCCCAACCCGCATTCGGGATGCCATGATTGCCTTTAATGGTGCGGTACTCGTGCTCATCGTCATCATCTCGTTATTTACAGCAAATTGGCTTCGCCGCTCGTTTCGCGGCATGCTTGCTGTCGCAGAGCGGATCGGGCATGGTGATTTTTCGCGGGAGATTCCTGACAAGCTATTAAGACGAAAAGATGAATTAGGAGAACTGGCCGGATCTCTCGTTACGATGCAGAAGCAACTGCGCAAGATTTTGTTTCAGATTCAGCAGGCAGCTGCTTCCGTTTCCGGGGCGGTGCGAAATATTCAGGGAAACACCAGTGAGATTGCCGCTTCCAGTCAACAAATTGTACTCGTCGTCGATCAAGTGGCTGCATCCGCTGACAGTCAGGTGGAAAAAATGGGACAAACCTTGAATCTGGCTGTTGATTTGACGAAAGATGTGGCGGTCGTAACGGAAAATGTGGAACGGGTGACCGTATCTGCGGAAGAAATGAAGCAGCATGCACACGCAGGCAGACGCGCGATCGCAGATGTGATGGACAGCATGGACGAAATCAATCGTTCGGTAGAAGCTGCAACGGATGTCATTTACGTATTGGAAGGGCGCTCGAAGGACATTTCGAGAATTATCTCTGTCATTACAGAGATTGCCCGACAGACCAATCTGCTCGCCTTGAATGCTGCGATCGAAGCAGCCAGAGCAGGAGAGCATGGCAAGGGATTTGCCGTCGTCGCAGGAGAAGTGCGCAAGTTGGCAGAAGACACCAACAGTGCTGCCCAGCAGATCGTAGGCATGATTGGAGACGTACAAAAGGATACGAAGGAAGCAGTATCCAGAATGGTCGAGGGTGCCCAAACGACCGCCCGTGGCATGAAGACAGCACACCAATCGCAAGAGATGTTCCAGCACATCGAGGAAAACATCCTCGGGGTGTCGCAAGAAATCAACGGTGTCAGTGAAGCCTTCAAGCGTATGGCGCCAGATGCCCAGCAGGTAGCTGTAGTCGCTGGGGAAGTATCGTCCGCATCGATGCAAGCGGCTGCTGGTGTCCAAAGCATCTCGGCTGCGGTAGAGGAGCAGAGTGCAGCGATGGAGCTCATCGCAGCTGCTGCCAATCAGTTGGCTATTCTAGCAGAAGAGCTGAGGAGCTCCCTTGCAACCTTTGTTTCGCGTGAAAATTAA
- a CDS encoding GTP pyrophosphokinase, with protein MHKLDWELYLLPFEQAVEEIKVKIKNIRNELRKRKEHSPIEFAVGRVKSIPSIYNKANRLQFPIDENICWEIRDIAGIRVICQFIDDIPAVVEMIRNRGDMRVYLEKDYVSTPKESGYRGYHLAVEYPIMMAGGQVTIPVEIQIRTLGMNFWATIEHSLNYKYEGIIPSDIRQRLFEAAKASYKLDSEMNNIRDEIKDAQAEFTKKEVPMESLLSLVELDLDIDAAMDEGSMNEGTGEENDKR; from the coding sequence GTGCACAAACTAGATTGGGAACTATATCTGCTACCGTTCGAACAAGCTGTAGAAGAAATCAAAGTCAAAATTAAAAATATCCGTAACGAGCTGCGCAAACGCAAGGAGCATTCACCGATTGAGTTTGCGGTGGGCAGGGTCAAATCGATCCCGAGTATTTACAACAAGGCAAACCGCTTGCAGTTTCCGATTGATGAGAATATCTGCTGGGAAATTCGCGATATCGCGGGGATCCGCGTCATTTGTCAGTTTATTGATGATATACCTGCAGTTGTAGAGATGATCCGTAACCGGGGAGACATGCGTGTGTATTTGGAGAAGGATTATGTCTCTACCCCAAAAGAAAGCGGCTATCGCGGCTATCACCTGGCTGTGGAGTATCCAATCATGATGGCGGGTGGTCAAGTGACCATTCCGGTAGAAATTCAGATTCGCACATTGGGAATGAATTTTTGGGCGACGATTGAGCACTCGCTGAATTATAAATACGAGGGAATTATTCCATCCGATATACGGCAAAGATTGTTCGAGGCTGCCAAGGCATCTTACAAGCTGGATAGTGAAATGAACAACATCCGGGACGAAATTAAAGACGCCCAAGCAGAATTTACGAAAAAAGAAGTGCCGATGGAGTCATTGTTATCGTTGGTTGAGCTGGATCTCGACATCGATGCGGCAATGGACGAAGGAAGTATGAATGAGGGGACTGGAGAAGAGAATGACAAGCGTTAA
- the pepV gene encoding dipeptidase PepV produces MTSVNWLEETNKRKDELIATTQQFLQMKSVLDPETAREGAPFGEGIRQALDFALGVCEKAGMTTKDVRGYAGHAEFGQGEELIGILSHVDVVPEGDGWSTPPYAAEIVDGRMVARGAIDDKGPTMAAIFAAKIVMELGLPLSKRVRFIFGTDEESSWQCVKTYFETEEMPTMGFTPDADFPLIYAEKGLTDLSLRQTLASFQSLGIPAAENMEAKLVSLQAGLRMNMVPDKAVATLAPIGSNSEAIAQSYRQHLDATGLKGKAEEQDGLVVLHMEGVSVHGMDPSKGVNAGTELIHFLRTLSLDERGAGFVSLADRYLHKQHYGEALGIAHDDEEMGALTLNTGVIEYDEKQDALFRLNIRYPHSVAFEKWSAVLAERFSEGAFSLEVAEHLTPHRVDPNHPLVTTLQRVYTEQTGEEAGIIAIGGATYGRSLDVGVAFGPLFPGRPDSAHQRDEYIFVDDLIKATAIYAQAIYELAK; encoded by the coding sequence ATGACAAGCGTTAATTGGCTGGAGGAAACAAATAAACGCAAGGATGAACTGATTGCGACGACCCAACAATTTTTGCAAATGAAAAGCGTATTGGACCCCGAAACAGCACGCGAAGGGGCTCCTTTTGGAGAAGGGATTCGGCAAGCGCTTGATTTTGCGCTAGGCGTGTGTGAAAAAGCAGGCATGACAACAAAGGATGTCCGGGGGTATGCCGGGCACGCTGAATTCGGACAAGGTGAGGAATTGATCGGCATTCTGAGCCATGTCGATGTCGTACCGGAAGGCGATGGCTGGAGTACGCCACCGTATGCAGCCGAGATCGTGGATGGACGCATGGTGGCTCGTGGTGCGATTGACGACAAGGGACCGACGATGGCGGCCATTTTCGCGGCGAAGATCGTGATGGAGCTGGGATTGCCGCTGTCGAAGCGCGTGCGCTTTATTTTCGGTACGGATGAAGAGTCGAGCTGGCAGTGTGTGAAAACGTATTTTGAAACGGAAGAAATGCCGACGATGGGCTTTACGCCAGATGCAGACTTCCCGCTGATCTATGCGGAAAAAGGCTTGACCGATCTGTCGTTGCGCCAGACGCTTGCATCCTTCCAAAGCCTTGGAATACCTGCTGCGGAAAATATGGAGGCAAAGCTCGTTTCCTTGCAGGCTGGCTTGCGGATGAACATGGTTCCAGACAAGGCTGTAGCAACACTTGCGCCAATCGGCTCGAATAGTGAGGCAATTGCACAAAGTTATCGTCAGCACTTGGACGCCACTGGCTTGAAAGGCAAGGCAGAGGAGCAGGACGGCCTCGTAGTTCTGCATATGGAGGGCGTCTCGGTTCACGGAATGGACCCGAGCAAAGGTGTCAACGCAGGTACTGAGCTCATTCACTTTTTGCGCACCTTGTCCTTGGATGAACGCGGCGCTGGATTTGTAAGCTTGGCTGATCGTTATTTGCACAAGCAGCATTACGGGGAAGCGCTCGGCATCGCACATGATGATGAAGAAATGGGTGCGCTCACACTAAACACAGGTGTGATCGAGTATGACGAAAAGCAGGATGCGCTTTTCCGTCTGAACATCCGTTACCCACATTCTGTTGCCTTCGAAAAATGGTCGGCCGTTCTTGCTGAACGCTTCAGTGAAGGGGCATTTTCGCTCGAAGTGGCAGAGCATCTGACACCGCACCGCGTCGATCCGAATCATCCTTTGGTGACGACACTGCAACGCGTGTATACGGAACAAACGGGCGAGGAAGCTGGCATCATTGCAATTGGCGGCGCTACCTACGGCCGATCGCTGGATGTTGGGGTAGCATTCGGACCGCTTTTCCCAGGTCGTCCTGACAGTGCCCACCAGCGAGATGAATATATTTTCGTGGATGATCTGATCAAAGCGACAGCGATTTACGCGCAAGCGATCTATGAATTAGCGAAGTAA
- a CDS encoding TetR/AcrR family transcriptional regulator — protein MPLSEEQVLKMKQKRETILQQAILLFAERGYDDTTIAKVAKASGVSFGSVFTYFENKDQLFHAAVTEPLQEHSVKLLDFDPRASEPLLELERMVTNHIKMFAAFDSYLRLVVQVVGYYNRFPYSFSELDAFHNLFRSKIAELLVNGQEKGFLHVQDSKYVATAYMSLLIGLRVNLTDEPQSNMWEKFVPVAMQLFGPKNR, from the coding sequence ATGCCACTTTCAGAAGAACAAGTGCTAAAAATGAAGCAAAAGCGGGAAACGATTCTCCAGCAGGCAATTCTCCTGTTTGCCGAGCGCGGCTATGATGATACCACCATTGCAAAAGTCGCGAAGGCATCGGGAGTGAGCTTTGGCAGTGTTTTCACGTACTTTGAAAACAAGGATCAGCTCTTTCATGCAGCTGTTACGGAGCCATTGCAAGAGCATTCCGTCAAACTGCTGGACTTTGATCCCCGAGCATCTGAGCCATTATTGGAATTAGAGAGAATGGTGACCAATCACATCAAGATGTTCGCTGCGTTCGATTCGTACTTGCGTCTGGTCGTACAAGTAGTTGGCTACTACAATCGCTTTCCCTATTCTTTTTCTGAGCTAGACGCGTTTCACAACCTCTTTCGTTCGAAAATTGCCGAGCTCTTGGTCAACGGACAAGAGAAAGGATTTTTGCATGTCCAAGATTCCAAATACGTGGCAACAGCATACATGAGTCTGTTAATTGGTCTGCGTGTGAATTTGACCGATGAGCCACAAAGTAACATGTGGGAAAAATTTGTTCCGGTTGCCATGCAGCTTTTTGGACCGAAGAATCGCTAG
- a CDS encoding MFS transporter: MRFRKFDSNIQIRLMLQFLTTMASMTVTPYLIVFFSKQLGTVVTGFMFLGVMAANVAGSFAGGYVADRIGRKKVIVGCEAVILLCFLGVATVNSPWIQLPYVTFILFLFHNFCLGASGPAYQALIIDVSHPENRRAIFTASYWLNNLAVAVGGLVGAFLFDKHYFALFLGVAVSIAISLAITILFIKETYVPEKRARSASSKQRQKDSIFMADVMGAYKEVLKHRIFLLFTIANLLIVAVEEQLTNVIGLRFVQDIPEPEQLFSFLAIQVDGMNLLGLLKTENTLLVVCLTVLISYVLKGMRDRTVLLSGLVLYFCGYAWISFSSSPGVLLIVMFFATLGEVMHIPVKQALLASMVPDHARSTYMAVHSLFSIVGVSSAGVFILVSAWVPNVAITGIFVGMGLICLVLFHRITKKVGQEQETATKATQSNMTA; this comes from the coding sequence ATGCGTTTTAGGAAGTTCGACAGCAACATCCAGATTAGACTGATGTTACAATTTTTGACGACGATGGCAAGCATGACGGTGACTCCGTATTTGATTGTTTTTTTCTCCAAGCAATTGGGGACGGTGGTCACGGGCTTTATGTTTTTAGGCGTGATGGCAGCGAATGTCGCAGGCTCTTTTGCAGGGGGATATGTGGCGGACAGGATCGGGCGAAAAAAAGTCATTGTTGGATGCGAGGCGGTCATCCTCCTCTGTTTTCTTGGTGTGGCCACCGTCAACTCGCCCTGGATTCAGCTGCCCTATGTGACATTTATTTTGTTTCTGTTCCATAACTTTTGTTTGGGGGCGTCGGGTCCTGCTTACCAAGCACTCATCATTGATGTGAGTCATCCCGAAAACAGGCGAGCGATTTTTACGGCTTCCTATTGGTTGAATAATCTGGCGGTAGCCGTAGGAGGATTGGTAGGTGCTTTTTTGTTCGACAAGCATTACTTTGCCCTATTTCTCGGTGTGGCTGTAAGCATCGCGATTTCGCTCGCCATTACGATCCTGTTTATCAAGGAAACGTATGTGCCAGAAAAACGTGCACGCTCGGCGTCTAGCAAACAAAGGCAAAAAGATTCGATTTTTATGGCAGATGTCATGGGAGCTTATAAAGAAGTGCTCAAGCATCGGATTTTTCTACTGTTTACCATAGCGAATCTGCTCATTGTAGCTGTAGAGGAGCAATTGACCAATGTCATCGGCCTTCGTTTCGTGCAAGATATCCCGGAGCCTGAGCAGTTATTTTCGTTTCTTGCCATTCAGGTAGATGGGATGAACTTGTTAGGCCTATTAAAAACAGAAAACACGCTGCTGGTTGTCTGCTTGACCGTTTTGATCTCCTACGTGTTGAAGGGCATGAGAGATCGGACCGTGCTCCTGTCTGGCTTGGTCCTGTATTTTTGCGGGTATGCATGGATTAGCTTCAGCAGCTCTCCCGGTGTCTTGCTCATTGTCATGTTCTTCGCGACGTTGGGTGAAGTGATGCACATTCCGGTCAAACAAGCGTTACTCGCCAGTATGGTGCCGGATCATGCGCGGAGCACGTATATGGCTGTACATTCTCTGTTTAGCATCGTGGGAGTCAGCAGTGCAGGTGTGTTTATTCTTGTCAGTGCGTGGGTTCCCAACGTTGCGATCACCGGAATTTTTGTAGGGATGGGACTGATTTGTCTCGTGCTATTTCATAGGATTACGAAAAAGGTTGGGCAAGAACAAGAAACTGCTACTAAGGCCACTCAATCAAATATGACAGCATGA
- a CDS encoding M42 family metallopeptidase: MDDLTKLIKDLTETDGVPGHEREVRVKMEEYLQPLSDELVKDRLGGVLGKKTGAENGPKILLAGHLDEVGFMVTHITPKGYLRFIQLGGWWTHNILSQRVKVKTRKGEYLGLIGSKAPHALEKEEREKVMKLKDLYIDIGAKDEAGAKEMGVRPGDWIVPDSDFTTMRDGELWVAKALDNRAGCALAIEVLKRLQSEEHPNVVYAGATVQEEVGTRGAGTVANLVEPDIAFAVDVGLAYDTPGNESYPMTCNVGDGPLVMLFDATMIPHTGLRDLVFDTAEELGINIQVDALAGGGTDAAKFHTSGIGCPSIVVGFATRYIHSHNAIMAKSDFEQAAQLLTAVIRKLDKETVQHLLDR, translated from the coding sequence ATGGACGATCTCACGAAATTGATCAAGGATTTGACGGAAACGGACGGAGTACCTGGGCACGAGCGCGAAGTCAGGGTGAAGATGGAGGAGTACTTACAGCCTCTCAGCGACGAGCTGGTAAAGGATCGGTTGGGTGGGGTACTCGGGAAGAAGACGGGAGCAGAAAACGGTCCGAAAATTTTGCTCGCGGGACATTTGGATGAAGTGGGCTTCATGGTGACGCATATCACGCCAAAAGGGTACTTGCGTTTTATCCAGCTCGGTGGATGGTGGACGCACAATATCCTCTCACAGCGCGTGAAGGTCAAGACACGCAAGGGTGAGTATCTCGGGCTTATTGGTTCAAAGGCACCACATGCGCTGGAAAAAGAAGAGCGGGAAAAAGTCATGAAGCTCAAGGATTTGTACATTGACATCGGGGCAAAAGATGAAGCAGGTGCGAAGGAAATGGGTGTTCGACCTGGTGATTGGATTGTCCCTGACAGTGATTTTACGACGATGCGTGACGGAGAGCTGTGGGTCGCAAAGGCACTGGATAATCGAGCGGGGTGTGCGCTGGCAATCGAGGTGCTGAAACGATTGCAGTCCGAAGAGCATCCGAATGTGGTATACGCCGGTGCAACCGTGCAAGAAGAAGTTGGGACTCGCGGTGCTGGCACAGTAGCGAACCTGGTTGAACCAGATATTGCTTTTGCTGTTGATGTTGGACTCGCATATGACACGCCTGGAAATGAATCGTATCCGATGACCTGCAATGTTGGAGACGGTCCGCTCGTCATGTTATTTGATGCCACGATGATTCCGCATACCGGATTGCGCGATCTCGTATTCGACACAGCAGAGGAGCTCGGCATCAATATCCAGGTGGATGCACTCGCAGGAGGCGGAACAGACGCGGCGAAATTCCATACAAGCGGCATTGGCTGCCCGTCGATTGTTGTCGGCTTTGCGACGCGGTATATTCACAGCCATAATGCGATTATGGCAAAAAGTGATTTCGAGCAGGCTGCCCAGCTGCTGACAGCTGTCATAAGGAAGCTCGATAAGGAAACGGTTCAACACCTGCTCGATAGATGA